The Pelmatolapia mariae isolate MD_Pm_ZW linkage group LG10_11, Pm_UMD_F_2, whole genome shotgun sequence genome includes a region encoding these proteins:
- the LOC134636223 gene encoding cytochrome c oxidase subunit 6B1: MAEAVSDKIKNYKTAPFDARFPNTNQTRNCFQNYLDFHRCNKALSAKGQEVSPCEWYQKVYKSLCPMSWVSKWDEQIENGSFPGKI, from the exons ATGGCCGAAGCCGTGTCAGATAAGATCAAGAACTACAAGACGGCTCCGTTTGACGCCCGATTCCCAAACACCAACCAGACCCGAAACTGCTTCCAAAACTACCTGG ACTTCCACAGGTGCAACAAAGCTCTGTCAGCCAAAGGCCAGGAAGTTTCTCCATGTGAGTGGTACCAGAAGGTTTACAAGAGCCTCTGCCCTATGAGCTGG GTTTCTAAATGGGATGAGCAGATAGAAAACGGAAGTTTCCCTGGAAAGATCTGA
- the slc2a3b gene encoding solute carrier family 2, facilitated glucose transporter member 3: protein MQHLDDDKPKKKLTPYLLYCVSTAVIGSLQFGYNTGVINAPEQKLRTFFTNVSQSRYGEPFEPQTVTLVWSFAVAIFSVGGMIGSFSVGAMVNKFGRRKSMLMNNILALLGGGMMGLATLSQSFEMVIIGRFIIGVFCGLCTGLTPMYVGEISPTAVRGAFGTLHQLGVVIGILVAQIFGLEFLLGSDTLWPLLLALTILPAVLQTIMLPFCPESPRYLFIVLKQEEEARKALVRLRGTEDVDDDIQEMKEEGNKMAMEKKVTILELFRSPNYRQPIIIAIILQLSQQLSGINAVFYYSTGIFSNAGVSEPIYATIGAGVVNTVFTVVSLFLVERAGRRTLHLIGLGGMAICALIMTISLSLVKTTPSLSYLAIVAVFGFVASFEMGPGPIPWFIVAELFSQGPRPAAMAVSGFSNWTANFLVGLGFPRLEEICGPYVFIIFMVLLILFFIFTYLRVPETKGRTFDDIAQGFAARVEKPSHSPVPEAVVVENKDPAPMSPTEKVPMVNLPSEAK, encoded by the exons ATGCAGCATCTGGATGATGACAAG CCCAAGAAGAAGTTGACGCCTTACCTTCTCTACTGCGTTTCAACAGCAGTCATCGGCTCCCTACAATTTGGCTACAACACCGGCGTCATCAATGCACCCGAGCAG aAACTGCGGACATTTTTCACTAATGTGTCTCAGAGCCGATACGGGGAGCCTTTTGAGCCACAGACAGTTACTCTGGTGTGGAGTTTTGCTGTGGCCATCTTTAGCGTGGGAGGCATGATCGGGTCCTTCTCTGTTGGAGCAATGGTTAACAAATTTGGCAG GCGAAAGTCCATGCTGATGAACAACATCCTGGCTCTACTCGGTGGCGGTATGATGGGACTGGCAACTCTGAGTCAATCTTTTGAGATGGTCATCATCGGCCGGTTCATCATCGGTGTGTTCTGTGGTCTATGCACGGGTCTGACACCCATGTACGTGGGCGAGATCTCTCCCACCGCTGTCCGCGGAGCCTTCGGCACGCTGCACCAGCTGGGTGTAGTTATTGGCATCCTGGTGGCACAG ATCTTTGGTCTGGAGTTTTTGCTGGGCTCAGACACTCTGTGGCCTCTCCTGCTCGCTCTGACTATCCTGCCTGCCGTACTGCAGACAATCATGCTGCCCTTTTGCCCTGAAAGCCCTCGCTACCTCTTCATTGTTCTCAAACAAGAGGAGGAGGCTAGAAAAG CTCTGGTGCGTCTGCGTGGCACTGAAGACGTGGATGATGACATTCAAGAGATGAAGGAAGAAGGGAATAAGATGGCCATGGAAAAGAAAGTGACCATCTTAGAACTGTTCCGCTCGCCAAACTATCGCCAGCCAATCATTATCGCTATTATCCTGCAGCTCTCCCAGCAGCTGTCTGGCATCAACGCT GTCTTTTACTACTCCACAGGCATCTTTAGTAACGCTGGTGTATCTGAGCCCATCTACGCCACCATCGGCGCTGGAGTCGTCAACACAGTGTTTACTGTGGTCTCT CTCTTCCTGGTTGAACGGGCGGGACGCAGGACGTTGCACCTGATTGGACTGGGTGGAATGGCCATCTGCGCCCTGATCATGACCATCTCCCTGTCCTTAGTG AAGACCACCCCATCTCTAAGTTATCTGGCAATTGTGGCTGTGTTTGGCTTTGTTGCCAGTTTTGAGATGGGTCCAGGTCCCATCCCCTGGTTCATCGTGGCTGAGCTCTTCTCCCAGGGGCCCCGACCTGCAGCCATGGCCGTCTCTGGTTTCTCAAACTGGACTGCCAACTTCCTGGTGGGGCTGGGTTTCCCTAGACTGGAg GAAATTTGTGGCCCTTACGTCTTCATCATCTTTATGGTCCTCCTCATCTTGTTCTTCATCTTCACCTACCTACGAGTTCCTGAGACAAAAGGGAGGACCTTTGACGACATTGCACAGGGATTCGCCGCCAGGGTGGAAAAACCCTCCCATTCCCCGGTGCCTGAGGCAGTTGTGGTTGAAAACAAAGACCCTGCACCGATGTCCCCCACAGAAAAAGTTCCCATGGTGAATCTTCCTTCAgaagcaaaatga